One genomic segment of Thalassospiraceae bacterium LMO-SO8 includes these proteins:
- a CDS encoding flagellar hook-length control protein FliK: MDHVTATSSGIAGVGAARQAGRFATHSQLFDTFQALVMDMQGKIMDASKTQQVAARDVARMDRPSDNRQETYRDRSASRGVERTEVEQTSRYQERKRQFGNDHEVSQSDDAGRGYSDDRRADQSDVAATDRNTQADNDRGNSDGRRQDAVNRDGNAERGDNVQASDGQSGTQNANAGTDSGNGNQAGTQPQAQNQGENATLVQASLAGSQADAVLATLATQAQGQDATKQVTQTTQVVGDEVVETAKADPQAGQNQRALNHELIRANQQAQHIRNIANLQTNGQANGDGAKQAESLLQAQAGKIAEAVGGDTKLAVNVNVQDDAAMANGRPLSALSAASALANSQQQSAQSGQQAQNAQQTQAQNPVTQAALVQSHQNPMQGQAVQAQAQTGQATQAQTAAQITADAKGPVQASSGASNAGTHGANTSGDGNATQANANAGQTQSSHQAQQAQKTAHQQQPQHAAKNKVVDQVTVQINKAIKAGADKINIRLYPQHLGRVEVRLEVAHDGRTVAMVTADKPETLEMLRRDSDQLSKALQDAGLDMQSGDLNYNLKGQDDGNKQQQLASGKTGGEEVEDDTLASDVMETAVAAHEMGILHNGRIDVRA; the protein is encoded by the coding sequence ATGGATCACGTTACGGCCACAAGTTCGGGTATTGCTGGAGTAGGCGCGGCACGCCAAGCAGGGCGGTTCGCCACCCACTCGCAATTGTTCGACACGTTCCAGGCCCTGGTCATGGACATGCAGGGCAAGATCATGGACGCGTCCAAGACCCAGCAGGTCGCGGCGCGCGATGTCGCCCGCATGGACCGACCGTCCGACAACCGTCAGGAAACTTATCGTGACCGTTCCGCTTCACGCGGCGTCGAACGCACGGAAGTGGAACAGACTTCACGTTATCAGGAACGCAAGCGCCAGTTCGGCAACGACCACGAGGTCAGCCAGAGCGACGATGCCGGACGCGGCTATAGCGACGACCGTCGCGCCGACCAGTCCGACGTTGCCGCCACCGACCGCAACACCCAGGCAGACAACGACCGCGGCAACTCCGACGGCCGCCGCCAGGATGCGGTCAACCGTGACGGCAATGCCGAACGTGGCGACAATGTCCAGGCTTCGGACGGCCAGTCGGGCACGCAGAACGCCAATGCGGGGACTGATTCGGGCAACGGCAATCAGGCCGGCACCCAGCCGCAGGCCCAGAACCAGGGCGAGAACGCAACCCTGGTCCAGGCTTCCCTTGCCGGCAGCCAGGCCGATGCCGTGCTGGCCACCCTCGCCACTCAGGCTCAGGGCCAGGATGCAACCAAACAGGTGACGCAGACCACCCAGGTAGTCGGTGACGAGGTCGTGGAAACGGCCAAGGCCGACCCGCAGGCCGGTCAGAATCAGCGCGCCCTGAACCACGAATTGATCCGCGCCAACCAGCAGGCGCAGCACATCCGCAACATCGCGAACCTTCAGACCAACGGACAAGCCAACGGGGACGGCGCCAAGCAGGCCGAGTCGCTTCTGCAAGCCCAGGCCGGCAAGATTGCCGAGGCCGTGGGCGGCGATACCAAGCTGGCGGTGAACGTCAACGTTCAGGATGACGCGGCCATGGCCAATGGCCGGCCGTTGTCGGCCCTGAGCGCGGCGTCCGCCCTGGCGAACAGCCAGCAGCAGTCGGCGCAGTCGGGTCAGCAGGCGCAGAACGCGCAGCAGACCCAGGCCCAGAATCCGGTTACCCAGGCCGCCCTGGTCCAGAGCCATCAGAACCCGATGCAGGGCCAGGCCGTTCAGGCCCAGGCACAGACCGGCCAGGCGACCCAGGCCCAGACCGCGGCGCAGATCACCGCCGACGCCAAGGGCCCGGTGCAGGCTTCGTCCGGTGCCTCGAACGCCGGCACGCACGGCGCCAACACCTCGGGCGACGGCAACGCCACCCAGGCCAACGCCAACGCCGGCCAGACCCAATCCTCGCATCAGGCGCAGCAGGCCCAGAAAACGGCCCATCAGCAGCAGCCTCAGCACGCCGCCAAGAACAAGGTGGTGGATCAGGTCACCGTGCAGATCAACAAGGCGATCAAGGCCGGTGCCGACAAGATCAACATCCGGCTGTATCCGCAGCATCTCGGCCGCGTCGAGGTCCGCCTCGAAGTTGCCCACGACGGCCGCACGGTCGCCATGGTGACCGCCGACAAACCGGAAACGCTGGAAATGCTGCGCCGCGATTCCGACCAGCTTTCGAAGGCCCTGCAGGATGCGGGCCTGGACATGCAGTCCGGCGACCTGAACTACAACCTCAAGGGTCAGGACGACGGCAACAAGCAGCAGCAACTCGCCTCCGGCAAGACAGGCGGCGAAGAAGTCGAGGACGACACTCTTGCGTCCGACGTCATGGAAACGGCCGTGGCCGCCCACGAAATGGGCATCCTCCACAACGGCCGGATCGACGTCAGGGCGTAG
- a CDS encoding glycosyltransferase, with product MKNDHSHSGAGLGKPLLSQTQAFHRPKVSVYIPTRSYGRFMREAIESVFSQTMDDWEILIFLDCPTDESEEIARHYAQIAPNKIRVFKNEEARGLQYCANRAIQEARGDFIMRLDADDYLDENALLVLSAYLIKNPEIALVYPNYFYVGEGGELIDVDIRKKIGREVKVLDLPAHGACTMIRKRVLKSIGGYDESLKAQDGYDIWLRIVGRYPVANVSTPLFFYRQHGASLSRDTNLILSAQSEIRAAHVNRSSRRQNGVQLTTVGLIGAKYSYPGLPGLALREIKGKPLIDYTVDVARNSEVFDQIVVTTDAQEVFEYCEKRHPDVLVIKRPPELCDDFAKAEHVIHHALEDLEATHGKNPDIVAFINSNAPLLTADHVKNAVNTLQVHNTDSVVSVYEDSDFHYIHGSNGLTPVSRDRHMQLRFERDALYADNRAIRVAWREAITKDSFRGSRVGHFLMPMLHSYRIRTPEDFQLVRLIIENVL from the coding sequence ATGAAAAACGATCATTCGCATTCTGGCGCTGGACTGGGAAAACCCCTCCTGTCGCAAACGCAGGCGTTCCATCGTCCCAAAGTCAGTGTCTACATACCCACGCGCAGCTACGGCCGCTTCATGAGAGAGGCCATCGAAAGCGTTTTCAGCCAAACCATGGATGATTGGGAGATCTTGATCTTCCTCGATTGTCCGACGGACGAAAGCGAAGAGATCGCACGGCATTACGCGCAGATCGCGCCGAACAAGATACGGGTCTTCAAGAACGAAGAGGCACGGGGCCTACAGTATTGCGCCAACCGCGCGATACAGGAGGCAAGGGGCGATTTCATCATGCGCCTTGATGCCGATGACTACCTGGATGAAAACGCCCTGCTGGTGCTGTCGGCCTACCTCATAAAAAATCCTGAAATCGCACTGGTGTATCCCAATTATTTCTATGTCGGCGAAGGCGGGGAACTCATCGATGTCGACATCCGAAAAAAAATCGGGCGCGAGGTCAAGGTCTTAGACCTGCCCGCTCATGGCGCCTGCACGATGATCCGAAAGCGGGTGCTGAAGTCGATCGGCGGTTATGACGAAAGCCTCAAAGCGCAGGACGGATATGACATCTGGCTGAGGATCGTTGGACGCTATCCGGTCGCCAACGTCAGCACGCCTCTGTTCTTTTACCGGCAACACGGGGCCTCGCTCAGCCGCGACACCAACCTGATCTTGTCCGCGCAGTCGGAAATCCGGGCCGCCCACGTCAATCGAAGCAGCCGGCGGCAGAACGGCGTCCAACTCACGACCGTAGGATTGATCGGCGCCAAATACAGCTATCCGGGGCTGCCCGGTCTTGCGCTCCGGGAAATCAAGGGCAAGCCCCTGATCGACTACACTGTGGATGTCGCGCGCAACAGCGAAGTGTTCGACCAGATCGTTGTCACGACGGATGCCCAGGAAGTGTTCGAGTACTGCGAAAAGCGGCATCCCGACGTACTGGTGATCAAGCGCCCGCCGGAACTTTGCGACGATTTCGCCAAAGCCGAGCACGTCATTCACCATGCGTTGGAAGACCTGGAAGCGACCCATGGCAAGAACCCGGACATCGTTGCATTCATCAATTCGAACGCGCCTCTGTTAACCGCCGACCATGTCAAGAACGCGGTCAATACACTCCAGGTCCACAACACCGACAGTGTCGTCAGCGTATACGAGGATTCCGACTTTCATTACATTCACGGTTCGAACGGCCTAACGCCGGTCTCCCGAGATCGGCACATGCAGCTTCGGTTTGAACGTGATGCCCTTTATGCGGACAATCGGGCGATCCGGGTCGCCTGGAGAGAAGCGATCACAAAGGATAGTTTTCGCGGATCCCGCGTCGGCCACTTCCTGATGCCGATGCTCCATAGTTACCGGATCCGCACTCCGGAAGATTTCCAACTGGTTCGCCTGATCATCGAAAACGTTTTGTGA
- a CDS encoding flagellar hook capping FlgD N-terminal domain-containing protein translates to MSIINGISGSVNTDTQAGQSAQGLEEDLNRFLTLLTTQLQHQDPLDPMDATQFTSQLVQFASVEQQIYQNSNLEKLLAVQETNKLASLVGFIDNIVEVEGQDIVLDEGYGRFTYAMPLGSVETQITISNMDGKQVFTAQGSTDPGIHAVEWDGTSNEGKLQPDGLYRVQVTAFDRQGNLLDVFHTTFGRVTGGGVVDGKTTLFIGPLRVDQDNVLSVQKPEQAAAPDPEPEPEPDPEPDPQAAT, encoded by the coding sequence ATGTCCATCATCAACGGAATTTCAGGCTCGGTTAACACCGATACCCAAGCGGGGCAAAGCGCCCAGGGCCTGGAAGAGGACCTGAACCGTTTCCTGACCCTGCTGACAACCCAGTTGCAGCACCAGGATCCGCTCGATCCCATGGACGCGACACAGTTCACCTCGCAGCTTGTGCAGTTCGCCAGCGTGGAACAGCAGATTTACCAGAACTCCAACCTGGAAAAACTGCTTGCCGTGCAGGAAACCAACAAGCTCGCAAGCTTGGTCGGCTTCATCGACAACATCGTCGAAGTCGAAGGCCAGGACATTGTTCTCGACGAGGGTTACGGACGCTTCACCTACGCCATGCCGTTGGGTTCGGTCGAAACCCAGATCACCATCTCGAACATGGACGGCAAGCAGGTATTCACCGCTCAGGGGTCGACGGATCCGGGCATTCACGCCGTGGAATGGGACGGCACGTCCAACGAAGGCAAGCTGCAACCGGACGGTCTTTACCGGGTGCAGGTCACGGCCTTCGACCGTCAGGGCAATCTGCTCGACGTGTTCCACACCACCTTCGGCCGTGTCACGGGCGGCGGCGTGGTGGACGGCAAAACCACCCTGTTCATCGGCCCGCTGCGCGTCGATCAGGACAACGTCCTGTCCGTGCAGAAGCCGGAGCAGGCGGCGGCGCCGGATCCTGAGCCGGAGCCGGAACCTGATCCGGAACCGGACCCCCAAGCCGCGACCTGA
- a CDS encoding flagellar hook-basal body complex protein, giving the protein MGLFGALSSGVSGLTAQSSAMGAIADNITNVNTIGYKGTQVNFQTLVTRQTSSTFFSAGGVQSKPRTDAGIQGLLQSSTSQTDLGISGQGFFVVNEAATPSLSNEYLFTRAGQFFQDNNGFLRNTAGFYLQAFPVDADGNITPNNPDILIANTNVISTDFLTTVNLNRVGGTATATTGIAVGANLPASATAGQTHRSDVQFFDSLGSARTISFQYTRGGRDNQWDLAVDPPSGTDVLTLEDANGNTFDSRGQVEFQSIPANRSSISIDGIEYRFQNFGTFTPNTTNTLTFATPAETITAVTAGTFSALAPGDEITVAGTAGNNGTFIIQSVSANGLTVTVDGPLANEGPVNTGASITPDDTDTLKIVDTSSASTTANFVTALVNKVKSSDSDFANHGGFTNNRISVSPFNASTVRFAEDGTGSIVVDPSGLLTSGGAAATKQTESYTVKQIDNLYQDQFQFKFTRTPDDGDAITINGIVYEFDTDAVQSIVGSNLVDITGLAGSTTAANIRDVLIALETSIESNDPEFASGASTVRRRLASNATEAADFTITDTLVLNTLTSGTYDVTFSSGFANSGGTTTLPTGPDGNTAIDFTGADLTDGSAFTINKTAAITFDSSGLPSNIAVSEIEMLGFSNGAANFDDDPANTDQVSLDFGTIGIADGLTQFGDEFTPGFIEQDGSQFGTFAGITVREDGLITALFDNGETRPVFKIPIATFVNVNELGSRTGNVFNSTQASGDPTLRSANSGPAGAITQSALEASTVDIGEEFTKMIVVQRAFSAATKIITTADEMLDELVRLR; this is encoded by the coding sequence ATGGGTCTTTTTGGTGCACTTAGTTCGGGCGTGTCGGGTCTTACCGCGCAGTCCAGCGCCATGGGCGCCATCGCCGACAACATCACGAACGTGAACACGATCGGTTACAAGGGCACGCAGGTCAACTTCCAGACCCTGGTCACCCGGCAGACCTCGTCGACGTTCTTTTCGGCCGGTGGCGTGCAATCCAAGCCCCGAACCGACGCCGGCATCCAGGGCCTGCTGCAATCCTCCACGTCGCAGACCGACCTGGGCATCTCGGGCCAGGGCTTCTTCGTGGTCAACGAAGCCGCCACGCCGTCGCTGTCCAACGAATACCTGTTCACCCGGGCGGGCCAGTTCTTCCAGGATAACAACGGCTTCCTGCGCAACACGGCGGGCTTCTACCTGCAAGCCTTCCCCGTGGATGCGGACGGCAACATCACGCCCAACAACCCGGACATCCTGATCGCCAACACCAACGTCATCTCGACGGACTTCCTGACCACGGTGAACCTGAACCGGGTCGGCGGCACGGCGACGGCGACCACGGGCATCGCGGTCGGCGCCAACCTGCCGGCAAGCGCGACCGCCGGCCAGACCCACCGCTCGGACGTGCAGTTCTTCGACAGCCTGGGCAGCGCGCGGACGATTTCGTTCCAGTACACCCGCGGCGGCCGCGACAACCAGTGGGATCTGGCTGTCGATCCGCCTTCGGGCACGGACGTCCTGACCCTGGAAGACGCCAACGGCAACACCTTCGACAGCCGCGGCCAGGTCGAATTCCAATCCATTCCTGCCAACCGGTCGTCGATTTCCATCGACGGCATCGAATATCGGTTCCAGAATTTCGGCACCTTCACGCCGAACACGACCAACACCCTCACCTTCGCCACGCCTGCGGAAACAATTACGGCCGTCACGGCGGGCACCTTCTCCGCCCTTGCGCCGGGCGATGAAATCACGGTCGCCGGCACCGCCGGTAACAACGGCACGTTTATCATTCAATCGGTCAGCGCCAACGGCCTTACCGTTACCGTCGACGGCCCGCTGGCCAACGAAGGCCCCGTGAACACCGGCGCCAGCATCACCCCGGACGACACCGACACCCTGAAGATCGTCGATACCAGTTCGGCCTCGACGACCGCGAACTTCGTCACCGCGCTTGTCAACAAGGTGAAAAGCTCGGACTCGGATTTCGCCAACCACGGCGGGTTCACGAACAACCGGATTTCGGTCTCGCCGTTCAACGCGTCGACCGTGCGGTTCGCCGAGGACGGGACCGGATCCATCGTGGTCGATCCGTCGGGTCTGCTGACGTCGGGCGGCGCCGCGGCGACCAAACAGACCGAGTCCTACACGGTCAAGCAGATCGACAATCTGTATCAGGACCAGTTCCAATTCAAATTCACGCGCACACCTGACGACGGCGATGCCATCACCATCAACGGCATCGTCTACGAATTCGATACCGATGCGGTCCAGTCCATCGTCGGCTCCAACCTGGTCGATATCACGGGCCTCGCCGGCTCGACGACCGCGGCGAATATCCGGGATGTCCTGATCGCCCTGGAAACGTCGATTGAATCCAACGATCCGGAGTTCGCCTCCGGCGCCTCCACCGTCCGCCGCCGCTTGGCGAGCAACGCCACGGAAGCCGCCGACTTCACGATCACGGACACGCTCGTCCTGAACACCCTGACGTCGGGAACCTATGACGTTACCTTCTCGAGCGGTTTCGCCAACTCCGGCGGCACGACGACCCTGCCGACCGGGCCGGACGGCAATACCGCCATCGACTTCACGGGCGCGGACCTGACGGACGGCAGTGCCTTCACCATCAACAAGACCGCCGCCATCACCTTCGATTCCTCCGGTCTTCCGTCGAATATCGCGGTGTCGGAAATCGAGATGTTGGGCTTCTCCAACGGCGCCGCCAACTTTGACGATGACCCGGCGAACACGGATCAGGTGTCCCTGGATTTCGGGACCATCGGCATCGCCGACGGCCTGACCCAGTTCGGCGATGAATTCACCCCGGGCTTCATCGAACAGGACGGCTCGCAATTCGGGACCTTCGCCGGGATCACGGTGCGGGAAGACGGCCTGATCACCGCCCTGTTCGACAACGGCGAAACCCGCCCTGTGTTCAAGATCCCGATCGCCACCTTCGTCAACGTCAACGAACTGGGCTCGCGCACGGGGAACGTGTTCAACTCGACCCAGGCCTCGGGCGATCCGACCCTGCGGTCCGCCAACTCCGGCCCCGCCGGCGCCATCACCCAGTCGGCGCTTGAAGCCTCGACCGTCGACATCGGGGAAGAATTCACCAAGATGATCGTCGTGCAGCGCGCCTTCTCCGCCGCCACCAAGATCATCACCACGGCGGACGAAATGCTCGACGAACTGGTCCGGCTCCGTTAA
- the fliG gene encoding flagellar motor switch protein FliG — protein MARIKDDYRALSGTEKAAIFLLSLHQDQAAMLFERMDDEEIRELSASMSSLGNVHSSVIERLFVEFADKLSSAGGLVGSIDAAERLLNAALSGERVDAIMEEMRGPAGRTMWDKMGNVNEAVLANYLKNEYPQTVAVILSRIRTDHAARVLALLPENFAMEVIMRLLRMEAVQKDVIDHVERTLRNEFMTNLARTARRDSHELMADIFNSLDRNTENRFMTALEERNRESAERIKQLMFTFDDLIKVDPGGIQTLLRQVEKEQLALALKGASDEVKDLFFSNMSERAGKMMKEDMEAMGAVRLKDVDEAQSAIVQVAKNLADSGEIVIATGDEEGELVF, from the coding sequence ATGGCCCGCATCAAGGACGACTACCGAGCCCTATCGGGCACCGAAAAAGCGGCGATCTTCCTGCTGTCCCTGCACCAGGACCAGGCGGCCATGCTGTTCGAGCGCATGGACGACGAGGAAATCCGCGAGTTGTCCGCGTCCATGTCGTCGCTCGGCAACGTCCATTCCTCGGTCATCGAACGCCTGTTCGTCGAATTCGCCGACAAGCTGTCGTCGGCGGGCGGTCTGGTCGGCTCCATCGACGCCGCCGAACGTCTGCTCAACGCGGCCCTGTCGGGCGAACGTGTCGATGCCATCATGGAAGAAATGCGCGGCCCCGCCGGCCGCACCATGTGGGACAAGATGGGCAACGTGAACGAAGCGGTGCTCGCCAACTACCTGAAGAACGAATATCCGCAGACCGTCGCCGTCATCCTGTCGCGTATCCGTACCGACCATGCCGCCCGTGTTCTTGCCCTGTTGCCGGAAAACTTCGCCATGGAAGTGATCATGCGCCTGCTGCGCATGGAGGCCGTGCAGAAGGATGTGATCGACCACGTCGAACGCACCCTGCGCAACGAATTCATGACCAACCTGGCGCGCACGGCGCGGCGCGACAGCCACGAGTTGATGGCCGACATCTTCAACTCCCTCGACCGCAACACGGAAAACCGCTTCATGACGGCGCTCGAGGAACGCAACCGCGAAAGCGCCGAGCGCATCAAGCAGTTGATGTTCACCTTCGACGACCTGATCAAGGTCGATCCGGGCGGCATCCAGACCCTGCTGCGTCAGGTCGAGAAGGAACAGCTGGCGCTGGCCCTCAAGGGCGCGTCGGACGAGGTCAAGGATCTGTTCTTCTCCAACATGTCGGAACGCGCCGGCAAGATGATGAAGGAAGACATGGAGGCCATGGGGGCGGTGCGCCTGAAGGACGTGGACGAGGCCCAGTCGGCCATCGTGCAGGTCGCCAAGAACCTGGCCGACAGCGGTGAAATCGTCATCGCCACCGGCGACGAAGAAGGCGAACTGGTGTTCTAG
- a CDS encoding DUF1153 domain-containing protein — MRLEDLPPPGTKRWVARRKAEVVSAVRGGLLSLQDACRRYSLSEDEYRTWERLIDDHGLKGLHTTRTQVYRNIAQRKSQRPDLVVRN; from the coding sequence ATGCGGTTGGAGGACCTGCCCCCGCCCGGCACCAAACGATGGGTCGCCCGGCGCAAGGCCGAAGTCGTCTCCGCCGTGCGCGGAGGGCTATTGTCCCTACAGGATGCCTGCCGGCGCTATTCCCTGTCCGAGGACGAATACCGTACCTGGGAACGCCTGATCGACGATCACGGCCTCAAGGGTCTGCACACGACCCGGACTCAGGTGTACCGCAACATCGCGCAGCGCAAGTCGCAGCGCCCGGACCTCGTCGTCCGCAACTGA
- the fliF gene encoding flagellar basal-body MS-ring/collar protein FliF: MRGLGPVRLAMMGGVMFLMLGFFIFLLTKLGQPNMALLFSELNTTDSNTIAAEVGRLGFPAEVRDQGTSVWVPADKALELRLKMADRGLPVGGKVGFEIFDETDTLGTTDFLQNVNLRRALEGELGRTIQSMDIVHRARVHLVMPRRQLFSREEQQPSASVVLAMRSNKRLDHEQVSAVQNLVASAVPGLKPGRITIIDDKGKLLSPGFEDDQSVNTIAAKNEERRRGVEARMARTIEELLEKTVGFGNVRAEVNADMDFDRVSTTEEIYNPDGQVVRSTQTVERAARNQESETDAVTVGTNLPDAAPGGGEGARAQSDESSTEETVNFEISKKTVNHVKTDGALKRVTVAVLVNGIQGKDKDGNPTYTPRPAEQMELLSTLVRSTIGFDADRGDSVEVVNMEFTSPVKFEEPLELFFGLGKNDLLRLAEILVLSILGILVILLVVRPLVSRAFESIPSAQEAAGRLLADTSSHAAGLLGGPSAPAPAEMEEEQFEELIDIDRVEGRVKASSVKKVGEIVEKHPEEALSIIRAWMYQEA, encoded by the coding sequence ATGCGCGGTCTGGGACCGGTTCGCCTCGCCATGATGGGCGGGGTGATGTTCCTGATGCTCGGGTTCTTCATCTTCCTGCTGACCAAGCTGGGCCAACCCAATATGGCGCTTCTGTTCAGTGAACTGAACACCACCGATTCAAATACCATCGCCGCGGAAGTCGGCCGTCTGGGCTTTCCCGCCGAAGTCCGTGACCAGGGCACCTCGGTCTGGGTTCCGGCTGATAAGGCTTTGGAATTACGGTTGAAAATGGCCGACCGCGGCCTGCCCGTGGGCGGCAAGGTCGGGTTCGAGATTTTCGACGAGACCGACACCCTGGGCACCACCGATTTCCTGCAGAACGTCAACCTGCGCCGCGCCCTGGAAGGCGAACTGGGCCGCACCATTCAGTCCATGGACATCGTCCATCGTGCCCGCGTGCATCTTGTCATGCCCCGCCGGCAACTGTTTTCCCGCGAAGAACAGCAACCCAGCGCCTCGGTCGTGCTGGCCATGCGCAGCAACAAGCGCCTGGACCACGAACAGGTCTCCGCCGTGCAGAACCTGGTGGCCTCCGCCGTGCCGGGTCTGAAACCGGGCCGCATCACGATCATCGACGACAAGGGCAAGTTGCTGTCACCCGGGTTCGAAGACGACCAGTCGGTCAACACGATCGCCGCCAAGAATGAGGAACGACGCCGCGGCGTCGAGGCCCGCATGGCGCGCACGATCGAAGAACTCCTTGAAAAGACTGTTGGTTTCGGAAACGTCCGGGCCGAAGTCAATGCCGATATGGATTTCGACCGGGTGTCCACCACCGAAGAAATCTATAACCCGGACGGCCAGGTCGTGCGGTCGACCCAGACCGTGGAACGGGCCGCCCGAAATCAGGAATCGGAAACCGATGCCGTCACCGTGGGCACCAACCTGCCCGACGCCGCCCCCGGCGGCGGCGAAGGTGCCCGCGCCCAATCCGACGAAAGCTCGACCGAGGAAACGGTCAACTTCGAAATCTCGAAGAAGACCGTCAACCACGTGAAAACCGACGGCGCCCTCAAGCGGGTTACCGTCGCGGTCCTGGTCAACGGGATTCAGGGCAAGGACAAGGACGGCAACCCGACCTATACGCCCCGCCCCGCGGAACAAATGGAACTGCTGTCCACCCTTGTGCGCTCGACCATCGGTTTCGACGCCGACCGCGGCGATTCCGTCGAGGTCGTGAACATGGAATTCACCTCGCCGGTCAAATTTGAAGAGCCCCTGGAATTGTTCTTCGGCCTGGGCAAGAACGATCTGCTGCGCTTGGCGGAAATCCTGGTTCTGAGTATCCTGGGTATCCTGGTGATCCTGCTGGTCGTGCGGCCGCTGGTCAGCCGGGCATTCGAATCCATTCCGTCGGCGCAGGAGGCCGCGGGCCGCCTGCTGGCGGATACCAGTTCCCATGCCGCCGGTCTTCTGGGCGGACCGTCGGCGCCCGCCCCGGCCGAAATGGAAGAGGAGCAGTTCGAGGAACTCATCGACATCGACCGCGTCGAGGGCCGGGTCAAGGCGTCCTCGGTCAAGAAGGTCGGCGAGATCGTCGAGAAACACCCGGAAGAGGCCCTTTCCATCATTCGGGCCTGGATGTACCAGGAAGCGTAA
- a CDS encoding N-acetylneuraminate synthase family protein: MTTPLFVAEIGVNHDGNFNLVYEMIRRAKAAGADVAKFQFGWRDKPDEINCITPERAIELRKWCDFHEIELLASIIKPEALPLAEAAGLSRYKVASRTVIDHPDLVRRLIDSGKETFVSLGMWTGEDWPFGAPGGNLRYIFCRSHYPSFPEDLVGFPERYGEDTYFGYSCHYQGSAAALMAIARGAQFIEKHFTLNKASQVVKDHALSATPEEFAEMVRLGREISRLHRALP, from the coding sequence TTGACCACTCCACTTTTCGTTGCCGAAATCGGCGTTAATCACGACGGAAACTTCAATCTCGTGTACGAGATGATCCGCCGCGCAAAGGCTGCCGGCGCCGACGTCGCGAAGTTTCAGTTTGGCTGGCGCGACAAACCGGACGAAATCAACTGCATCACCCCGGAACGCGCGATCGAATTGCGCAAATGGTGCGATTTCCATGAAATCGAGTTGTTGGCCTCGATCATCAAGCCGGAAGCCCTGCCGCTTGCGGAAGCAGCGGGCCTTTCCAGATACAAGGTTGCCTCGCGCACCGTCATCGATCATCCGGACCTGGTCCGGCGCTTGATTGATTCCGGAAAAGAGACCTTCGTCTCGCTTGGCATGTGGACCGGCGAAGACTGGCCCTTCGGTGCCCCAGGGGGAAACCTGCGCTACATATTCTGCCGCTCCCACTATCCGAGCTTTCCCGAAGATCTCGTGGGATTCCCCGAGCGGTACGGCGAAGATACGTATTTCGGATACAGCTGCCATTATCAGGGGTCTGCCGCAGCCCTGATGGCGATCGCCCGGGGCGCTCAATTCATCGAGAAGCATTTCACGCTGAACAAGGCATCGCAGGTGGTCAAGGACCATGCGCTGAGCGCCACGCCTGAAGAATTCGCGGAAATGGTCCGACTTGGGCGTGAAATCTCTCGGCTCCACCGCGCCTTGCCCTAG